Genomic window (Xenopus laevis strain J_2021 chromosome 3S, Xenopus_laevis_v10.1, whole genome shotgun sequence):
TTTTCTGAAATCCATAGgttccataccagatgaaagtgaatctaaggaaatcagaaataggggctggtttaaaactgaactaagctctcttagaacccaggggtgtatgccatcaggctcTGGAgcattgtttacataaatttttattaaagcttcatgaatcatatcctgagttagCCACCGTCTAGATTGaactgagccattagtgcagctatgaagtgagcctgggaactctattgtatacactgaagaaaagaactgatttagcatatttggcttttctgtatctgttacaaccatacatgtaccattatttaatggagcaacactctcaacctgcatctttttactattaatatattttaaaaagttttggtGTTAGTCAGCCTACGCCGCAATGCActgttcatttcctttctttgcctttctgATTGCTGattaacaacatttattatagtgtttatattcattatatattattatgcagcttctgtcccaacagacttgtagtttttaaatgcctttctcttctttcctattaactactttacttctgtattaacccacatagggtgattcttaagggaataaattgagaacagtgatttaatatcattttaaatgacagccatctctgttctgtgtttttagctggaaacttaatgccccaatcaatgctctgaagggcagccctcaaggcactaaattTAGCTTTTATgaaatttatggtttttgttgccccagtgtatatttgttttttgcaccagacattaagggCAGATGCATcgagggtagaatatcgagggttaattaacccttgatattcgactggggaatatcgaagtcgaaggattttgcgcaagtACTTTGATCGAaagattgaaggaataatcgttcaaacgattaaatccttcgaacgattcgaaggattttaatccaacgatcgaaggattatccttcgaccaaaaaaagttagccaagcctatggggaagtagccaattcgatggtcgaagtagccaaaaaaaactttcgaaattctaAGCATTATGGCCACTATTACCCAggagttcaatgacttgcacatttgctataagttctgggccacttgagatcactagatcaagaatagcattttttcaggTTGGTTCCTCAACAACGTGTgcaataaaattgtcatgcaacaagtttataaatgtgttcccattaactgatctggaagtactgttgctccagttaATATctaggtaattaaaatcccccattatcattactttacccaactagcagccttttctattagcatcaggagcttagcctcctcctcctcacttacattagggggtctatagcatacacctacaattaatttgctggactctttacatttggtgaagaactctaccctTAAGACTTCtgtcccctcattttctaacataacctcatcctttatataagcttttaaactctgcctaacaaacagacatatccctcctccttttctattgcctctgtccctccaaaacaaagtatagctgctgatattaactgcccactGTTTCGCCACACCAATCACAtgatattttccctccagcacctttAGCTCTCCCATCTTAACattcagactccttgcatttgcatgcttgacaaaggggtacaaccctgaaacgttgcataactgcaaataaatatgcaatgGTTTGTTCCTGCTTGAACtggccttgagtgccagtgaatccttTGGAATCATCTGTCCGTGCACCAGGCATTAATATAAGAAGGCCGGGGTGTGTGAGCGGTGCCATATATACTAATTTTCCTTATGTTTGCCAACATACATCTAATaatggtaccatattgaacaaatgtgGTCCTTTTGTGTATTTGTTAACAGGGAATCATTCTTTCTCATGAACTGTAGAGCCCCAGGCTGATGTATCCCTTTATTTTAAAGGGTAAAGTAAAATTTAGgaatcagaaaatatattttatagtttattgcAAGCGAACCAAAGCACAACTTATTAGAAtagcacaaataatacaaatgtttcaaTCCATGTTAATTTGACACAAATATTTAATTAGCTTATCCCtaccattaataaatacaaaatatacatctCCACTATTTACAAATCTACATAAATATTTACACACCTTTTTATACAGAAGGGATTGTTGGATAACATTGATAACATCTACTGTTTTCTAGGCTAGTAAAATCATTAACTGCACCCACATTCCTCTACAATCATCTCTTCGTGGTGCCTCAAAACAACCTCGTCGCCCTCATAATACAACATGGAGAGAGGGCTCATCTTCACCGGGACGCACATTGGACACTCCACTCTTTCTGGTTGGTACAGCTTGACCACACTCTGCAGagcaaaataaaagagaaaattatAAGTTGCTGTCAAGAATTTGTttgaatatatatgtacataGAAAGAAACAATTCTAGCTCAGGGTTTGTAGAAACTTAATTTAAAGCGACGTCTCCTCAACAGAAGCACACAGGGTCCACTAATCATCTAATATGGCCAACTTAAACCTGTGGTGTGAACTAGTCCTATTTATCAGAGATATGGCTGGGAGCTGtaaatcagatatatatataaaggcggCACAAATTCCATATATTTGTCAGCCTATGGAGTACAGTTCAGGAGAGGAAAGCCCTTATTAGCTTTTATATATACtctaagcagtgtcagactggtatgccaggggcccaccagaaagccttagaccttgggcccaccagaaaacctaaaaccgtgagcccaccagaaaacattagacaGTGGACTTtgccaaactattattcctcctctactcactcaacctctttattctcctagtcttttatatatacttacaatattctcccaatattaagcattttccccaaaaagaaataggcaatgaccatgaaataggtcaaatgtttagaagcaagaggcccactaaaACCTAGGCCCACTAAAACcagggcccacctggagttttcctggtatccaggtgggccagtctgacactgactctGAGACTATAGCAGGGTGGCTATTAAGGTAAACTGTTCATATATCTGTAATTTGGTTACAAGGGGTGGTTTTAAccaaaattttctgaaaaccacttttATTTAGTAGAATTTTCAGGGATGTTTTATTCAAATGAAGGAGATAGGTGTAAACCGGATTACTTACTTTCATATAGGCATGGTTTGTTGGTTTGAAAGTCTCATTAAGTGGAATTGGACAAGCTCCCTCACACCTATAAGCATTGTACTTTTTTGGGTAGACAATCCAGTTGCTCCATCCAATGTCCTTGAAGTCCACAATCATGTCTACCCTCCTACAGAGAGGTTTCCCATTATTGACATGTCTGGAAGGTATGCTTCCTATTGATAAGTGATGCTTTTCATTCCTGTTCCTTCTGTGTCTCCTAATACCAGGCAACCTACTAGCTTTCTCCATGTCAACATATTTGGATGACTCTGCTGTCTTAATGAGGCTGGGAAATCCAATGTGTTTGGCAGAGGGCTTGACTATAgtaaacaacacaagcatgacttTCTCTGTAGTGAGATATGTACGTACAGTTGTATTATGGGGATTGTACTGTGGGGAATGTCCTGGGGCATCTAGGAACTCTGCATCGCTCATACCAGAGCCTCTCTCTGGCTTGTTCTTAGATCTTAGGTGTTCACTACCAATATCCCTCCCATCCTTGAAATAATGCTGTAGAATCTTAGTTACATTAAAGACTTTCCATGGTGAGCCTTTGGTAGAAGAAGGGTTTGTGTCAAATGATCCCAAGTAGAGCTTGTCTTCACCGTCCCTACTGTGGTACATATCCACAGTAACATTGTGCAAAGTTTCAGTGTGAGGAAGTAGAATTCTTAGTTCTGCCAACTTCAGTTCATTACTCTTGGAGACAGCCGACATGTCAAAAGACAGTGTCCAACGGTTCTCACTTTCTGTGCACTCTGTGGAAGACACAAGTACAAAAACAACATGTTACCTCTCAGCAATGTGGATTGAAGTGTTATATAGATACAGATAGACTAAACAGAAACGTTTGGCCAAATGTCAAAACACTGACTATGTGTATTGACTTGAGGTTGGTGGttgttattttaacagaaaaccaTAGACCAATACACAAACCTTAAAATGAACAGTTTAACAACCCCTGTCAACAGGGAATGGTCTGTTAAGCAGTAATTTGTCTTTATCAGGGGAAAGATCAAAAGGCCAACATTCAACAGCACAGACAAGCAGTGGTATGTGAAATAAACTGCAGGGTAATATCAAGACAGTTTCTACTAAAAGGGTCTGgcaaatattgttttgttctttcaaGCAATAGCAATATTGGAGTGATGCAGATAAAAGTAATAACTAGGCTATGTAACGTTTTTACTTTGGTCACTGAAGACATTTTATTAATTGCCGGTTGATAAAATACATACAGCTAGACACAATGCACAAAAGTAATATAAACAGCAACAGTATAAGATCTGTCTTTCTACCATTATGCAGTATCGGCAAATGGCCATACATCCTAATTGATTCTAATTTGCAGGACACAGGATTTCTATTTCAGGCCAAACTATACATATAATGTACTCACTTTTTGCAAAGAGACTTAGAGCGGTATCGTATTCCTTAGTGATAGTGTTTGGTCGATTGGCAAGACCAGTATCATTTGCCATGACAAGATTCTGGTAGAGTTGCATCATATAAAAAGGGTATTTCATATCTCTATGATGTCTGTTTCCATCCAGTAGACTTGGGACATTTAACGCCACTCTGGATCCAAAGAGAGGAATTCTACTCTCTGCTCTCTCTAGCCAGATGGGCAACCCTTGTGCCATGTATgcgaaaccaaagcacaggactGCTGTCAGAAATGCCATGCTTGCACTGCTGATCTCTCTTCCAGGAAGGTGTAATGCTCTTAGAGGCTTTCTCCCAGACTGAACAAACAGAGCATTCCCCTGACTTTATATATAAGTGAGCTGCCATTGCTCTTCACACCTACGACCTTTTGATCTACATGGCCTCCCATCAAATGGCCAAAGCATCTCAGGCTAATGTCCCTACTGTTATGCTAATAGACTCATCAAGGAAATCCTCTAAAATAACAAATTTATATGTGGCTAAAATAATAAGATGGTGTTTAGCTGAATCATTTGCCGGGCTGTCTTCCCCCAAGGTGGTTGCCCAAAAAAGTGCTGGAGTGTACAGCCAGAATGCTAGTTAGCCCCATAATTGTTTATGTTATGCCACTAGAACTACAGAAAAATGACTTATACTCTATGATTTTTATAAATAGATAACATTACTACCTAGCATAACATCGGTCCTACCTAATTGgattcctatatactgtatatatatatatatatatatatatatatatatatatatatatatatatagcgaataaagtacccctaattgtaaaatatagggatatatgatacaggtcatggaactccgaggttacttctaatatcctcatattttccaacaaggggtacttcatttattataatacacaagttatagtgagtcatgtgacaaaaatgacattactaaactctgtttataactgatgacatcactaagagccgtttataagtTATAATTTAGGATATACATGGcttttgtgaaatatatatacagtatatgtaataaaagccaataACGCATTTACAGGTCTTTCTTGATTTATTCAAAGTTTTGGTCCCATTAAGACACCAGAAGTGATGATATCCCCAAAAATGCACTGCAACTTGTGCCTGATTTGGATTTGCATCTGTATTGACATCTCACACACAAGTTGTGGTGGACTCTACAGGCTTACATGTATGCTGGTCTATGGGATGCTCCTACTTCCCctactagttaaagggatactgtcatgagaatatttttttttatcaaaacgcatcagttaatagtgctgctccagcagaattctgcactgaaatcagtttcttaaaagagaaaactgattttttatatttaattttgaaatctgacatagggctagacatactgcccaagtcatgtgacttgtgctctgataaacttcagtcactctttaatgctgtactgcaagttggagtgatatcacctccctccctttccccccccagcagcctaacaacagaacaatgggaaggtaaccagacagctccctaacacaagataacagctgcctggcagaacaacactcaatagtaaacagaaagcagttccatcctaaagtgttgggtCATTCtgaagcacatgatcaggcaaaatgacacgagatggctgcctatacaccaatattacaacttaaaaaaataaacttgctggttcatgaattacattttatattgtagagttaattatttgcaatgtaaacagtgtaatttagaaaaaaaaatacatcataaaaatcatagttacatagttacatagttaaattgggttgaaaaaagacaaagtccatcaagttcaacccctccaaatgaaaacccagcatccatacatacacccctccctacttttaattaaattctatctacccatacctatactaatgaCATGACAtaatgacataatccctttaaggaagtccTGTTTGGGTTTCCTATGTTCTTGTCATTTAGTTTATATAATAGTAGTGAGCCTGTTATCAGGGGTGGATGCTGCTGGAGAGTGTGGAGACTAAAGTTCCAGTAAGAAGAGTGTGCCCTGAGGGAACCAACCGCTTAGTAACAGTAATTTGAGGGCTCAAAGTTGCTGTTGTTTCAAGTCTTCGCCACGGTGGCACAAAGAAGGAGACAATTCTCTCCAATATGCTAAGTGCTATACGACCAAGGCATTAAATTTGCACTGCTATATCCAGTGTGACTAAAAATACTACACCAAGGAGCGACCCATTGGTTCACAGAACCAGAACCGGCTAAAGACTTCATTCAAGCTATTCAGGACCACTAAACTCCAAATTCAGCCCTCAGACTGAATAATCTCACACCATCCTCATGCTTACTCAGAGTAAAGTTATTTTACGGGAGTAAGATTTATGGGGAGCATATAAACAATCATATATTTACATTAGCATCGAGACTGACACTTCCACGAGATCTGACCCACCTTGGGAAATGACAATCTCTAAAAACAAAGGACAACCCAGTGACTACACATACTATCTAATAAGCCTCATTTTCTAAAGCTGATGAGATTCATAAAAGGCCTTAACATACCTGAAACATAGGAGTGCAACCATTGGTTATTAGACACTACTCAGCGGCAGTGATCAGTACTCTAAATAGACCCTAGTTGGCTACAGAACCAAATCTGTATATTCCAAGATAAACCAGGGTGTTAAAAATTAGCTCCAGGCGATGGAACTAATATTTGTTGATCAGagtattgttttcttttcttatatGTTGGTTGATAGTTAAATTCTCTGGTTGGTAGGCTACCCTTCAAATTCTCTTTCATAGCATATGTTTTGGGAGTAAGCAGGAAGATATCAGTTGATTCTGAACATAACAGTTTTAAGGCGGAAAGATCTTAACAATAAtagttatttaaaacaaaacGGAGTGATTAAAAGAATGTTAATAAACGGAGCACATGTATATTACTATGTATCAGAAATAGTTAACCCTTCCTGAATGTCCCCACATTAATTCCTATTCCCTGCATCTCCCCCTCCCCCACTCCATTCCTACCTATCTTCATCTTCCAGTACAGTGGAACCATGACCCCTGAGGTTCCCACATACTCCCCCCTGAACTTAGCTTCATTATGGTTAAGACAGGTGTCGATAACCTATTGTTATGattattaatatgttatttttttctttgttttcctttctttATCTAGTTCTCTTTTTGCTACATATAAAGGTCAGGAGGAAGCGAGGCTCAAAATAAATCATAAGAAGTTGATTTGTACAAATATGGACAACAACACCATAAGTCTAAATTACAAGCTCATATGGCACAAACACAACAAAAGTATAGGAATACAACAGAAGTAGAGGTCAcgttatagacaaatggcaggggacctttttacccataaagaggatcaccgtaccagaggccacccctttagattagaagaaaagaactttcatttgaagcaacgtagagggttcttcacagtcaggacagtgaggttgtggaatgcactgccaggtgatgctgtgatggctgattcagttaatgcctttaagaatggcttggatgattttttggacagacataatatcaaaggctattgtgatactaaactctatagttagtataggtatgagtatatagaattttaattaaaagtagggaggggtgtgtgtatggatgctgggttttcatttggaggggttgaacttgatggactttgtcttttttcaacccaatttaatttaactatgtaacgtcCTGGAACATAGGGGGCATTAATAATCCAATTAAAAGATATAAGATCCTTCATCATCTCAAATTTTTACACATGCATATAGCAATGTTACAAGAAACACATCTTACACCAGATGGAAATCAGAAACTCTGCAAAGACTGAGTTAGTACGTGTTATGCAGCTCCATATACGTCACATAGTCGTGGGGTAGCTATACAAATACATGAAACTACTTAATAAAACTGAAGATCCAGAAGACCGATTTCTAATAGTGAAAGGACAACTCAACAGAGAAACATGTGATATGCAACATATATGCCCCAAACTCACCTATGCATAGTTTTTTTAACCATATCTTACAACACATAatagcagggccggactgggagaaaaaagcagccctggcaaaaaaatcaaagcagcccacttcaggtatgagattggttatctggaaaaccattatccagaaagcttcaaattacggaaatgccatctcccatagactccattataatcaaacaatccaaatgtttaaaattgatttcattttctctgtaataataaaacagtagcttgtacttgatccaaactaagatataattagtcttttttGGGAGCAAAAtcaaattattgtttatttaatgtttacatgattttctagtagacttaaaatacgAATATCCAAGATCAAttagccggaaaaccccaggtctcgagcattctggataacagatcccatacctgtatacatgtgCGACATTGACAACCAAGCTCCCCCACCCACAcaagctaaaaataaaacattggtggtcaggaccccccaatAAAATTAGGGGAAGAAAAGGTGGTCAGGACCTacgataaaaagtaaaaataaatattgggacAGCAGGCTGTGCAGAGAGGCCCGTGTTCAGGGCtggtcttaccaactgcgggCCCAATTTGAACCATTTTGGCGGGGCCCcctaaattgagttttttcatcTGGCACAGGGTTCCAGGGCTGGGGTGACGAAAAGTGACTGCCTTTCCTTTTGTCCCATGATAATTACTCACtatatttcacttatttatttctatagagttCAACTGCATACATAACACAGGAATTAAATTTTCACAATATATGTGAACTACCCTCAAACCTTCCTGTTGTATGTTAAATAGTAcatggggaatacctatgttggcaTGGTCTTCTTATATCTCTCTGTAGAGACTATTAGCTCAGGGGTATGTTCctgccgaattgtgcttagtacaggggaatacctatgctgccatagttttatgggatctctctgtacagactatgagcaaacttagggactgttcctgctgaattgtgcttagtacagggaatacctatgctgccatagttttatgggatctctctgtacagactatgagcaaacttaggggctgttcctgctgaattgtgcttagtacagggaatacctatgctgccatagttttatgggatctctctgtacagacgactatgagcaaacataggggctgttcctgctgaattgtgcttagtacagggaatacctatgctgccatagttttatgggatctctctgtacagacgactatgagcaaacttagggactgttcctgctgaattgtgctgtgACTATCTGACCATGCCCAGTATGGAAGAAATCTTGAATATAGataactaaacttttttttttaaaaaaaagacactgaagaaatgtaatttataaaacccAAAAGACACGATTGCAATTCCAGGTATAATACCTTAGAATTAAAAGCAGGATGAACACAGTGATAATTCTgtgaataaataccccccagaaatggcacaaatgcaatttttgctaacaaggaaagggttaaaaatcacaaggcagtgtaataaaaatgatttgtatccttacttgcccagcattctttctgcgtctgggggggtgggggggtgggggggaagaggatgaatctgcagcaccaGCGTCTGCCATCCATCCTGCCTGTCAGCTGAATACTGGACAACACAGACGTACACTGGCGCCTTTTCCCCTGCCTGCGATTGGCTGCCATCTGTCCTATAGCTGAGAGCACACATAGGGGATGTAAGGTACGCTCTTTCTTCCAGTCCCACCTCTCCGCCGCATACTTGTTGAAACCCCACCCCCCTCAGTCTGCTAAAGCTAAACACTGTcgggacagaaaaaaaagaaaacatacacgGCCCTTGCGTGGCTTCAGACTGAAGATAGTGATCTGTTTGGATCACTGTTACTGCGCGCACACGGGATCGGATCGTTCAGTGTGGGAGGAAGTAAGCTCCTTGATTTACAATGGCGCGGCGCACACTGCCCATGCGGCCCATTACACTGCACAGGCAGCGGCCctacgggcatttgcccgaattcgcagatggccagtccgggcctgcataatAGACATACCCACCAAACATCTATTGGTGGCAGGAGATTTTAATATGGTCATTGATCATAATATAGATAGGAACAAACCTGCACACAACTCTCCCTCACATAGGGTTCTTTGTTCATTCATAAGCAAATAACAACTGTTCGATCCgtggtgaaccacccccttaaccAGGATTATACTCATTATTCACATGTCCATGAATAGCATACTAGAATAGACTATATATTCCTAAACCAACATACTCTCCCGCACACAAGTAGGATAAAAATACATGACATTATAATTTCTGACCACGCTCCTAACTCAGTAGCATTAACTGTAACTGGCTCAATACTCATGCCCTATGGATGGCGTATGCCAAATTTTCTAATTAACTCCCAAATATTCAAGGATAGTTTGTTAGAAGTTTGGAAACAATGCAAAGAAGACAACAAACAACAGCCTAGGCAGTGCTGTTTGGACATATTCTCTCCTATATGGCTTAACAAAATCGGGAACTAATACAACATCTAACAGTGCTGCAACGGGAAGCAACCAAAGCCTACAAAAGCTATCACAAAATGCCAAGTAATACCAACAAGAGCAAATTGCAAACAGCAAACAGCAAAGGAACATTATGATTTAGCATTACAGGAAGCAATACAATATTGAATGAATATAACATCAGCAAGATATTATATTGAAGGCAACAAGCAAGGCAGACTATTAGCTTCTTATTAAAGCTAAACAAAACCAAaataagggagagatggtgataCAGGGCCCTAGTGGCCTAACCACTAATCAAACATTAATAAACGCAGTGTTTGTAAAATATTATCAAAACCTGTACTTGACAGAGACAAACTACCAGGACCAGGGActcacatttttacaaaaagcGAACCTCCCCAAACTTAATACAACAATACAATATGGAGATTATGCCAGAGGAAATCGACCAGGTTATTAAAAGCTGAACCAGGCACAGATCTCACTGGTGTAGCCTCCTATAGACCTACAGTATTTCTCTATTAAATACAGACAACAAGGTCCTAAGCAAAGTGTTCGCAGACAGGCTTAAACTGATCCTACCAAAAATTATATCTGCGGAACAAACTGGATTTGTTTGGGGCAGATATTCCATACAAAATATCAGAAGCCTCATAGCAGcagttataaaatatatagagaCTTCCCACATCTAACCAGCAATTAGCTggtaacaaccaccctctgtaccctatcctgtagccagtttcctatccatgtgcaaatgacttcattaagcccaacagaccttagtttagaaagcagtcgttgtggggcacggtatcaaatgctttggcaaaatccaaatagatctcaTCTACTGCCAcccctgctgtccagcatcttacttacctcatcaacTTTGTCtaacatgtagggatgcaccgaatccactagtttggattcggctgaaccctcagatccttcgcgaaagattcggccgaataccgaactgaatccgaatcctaatttgcatatgcatttgcatatgggaaatttttgtaacttccttgttttgtgataaaaagtcacgcgatttccctccttgtttctaatttgcatatacaagaaggattcggccgaatcctgctgaaaaaggccgaatcctggccaaatcccgaaccgaatcctggatttggtgcatccctactgacatgacctattcttcataaagccatgctgattgctgctcataatgccattcactaggacaaaattttgaatgtgattccttagcaagccttcaaataatttgcccaccacagatcaGTCAAATTAACtgtcctataattgccaggctgagatcgtaatccctttttaaatattggaatgaccataccagatgaaagcgaatctgagaaaatctgaaataGGGGTTGGACTAagcttagaacccgggggtgtatgccatcaggccctggagtcttgtctacattaatttttattaaagctttatgaatcatatcctgagtcagccactgactagattgagttgagccatcagtgcagctatgaagtgagcctgggaactcagactcctctattgtatacactgaagaaaggaactgatttagcacatttgccttttttgccttttctgtatctgttacaaccatactggtaccattatttaagggagcaacactctcaatccgcatctttttacttttaatatatttaaaaaacttggtTTAGATTAGTCTCAGCCTCGgccacaatgcactcttcatttcctttctttgccttccggattgctgatttacaacatttattatagtgtttattatagtgcttctacatttactccttaaagtggacatgtcacccagacataaaaagctttataataaaagtccttttcaaattaaacaagaaatccaaattctttttttattaatgcttCACAGCTattgta
Coding sequences:
- the nodal1.S gene encoding nodal homolog isoform X2, whose product is MLLSSSQVTMINSSNCCSNGLDRISVLEETHLIRECTESENRWTLSFDMSAVSKSNELKLAELRILLPHTETLHNVTVDMYHSRDGEDKLYLGSFDTNPSSTKGSPWKVFNVTKILQHYFKDGRDIGSEHLRSKNKPERGSGMSDAEFLDAPGHSPQYNPHNTTVRTYLTTEKVMLVLFTIVKPSAKHIGFPSLIKTAESSKYVDMEKASRLPGIRRHRRNRNEKHHLSIGSIPSRHVNNGKPLCRRVDMIVDFKDIGWSNWIVYPKKYNAYRCEGACPIPLNETFKPTNHAYMKSVVKLYQPERVECPMCVPVKMSPLSMLYYEGDEVVLRHHEEMIVEECGCS
- the nodal1.S gene encoding nodal homolog isoform X4 codes for the protein MINSSNCCSNGLDRISVLEETHLIRECTESENRWTLSFDMSAVSKSNELKLAELRILLPHTETLHNVTVDMYHSRDGEDKLYLGSFDTNPSSTKGSPWKVFNVTKILQHYFKDGRDIGSEHLRSKNKPERGSGMSDAEFLDAPGHSPQYNPHNTTVRTYLTTEKVMLVLFTIVKPSAKHIGFPSLIKTAESSKYVDMEKASRLPGIRRHRRNRNEKHHLSIGSIPSRHVNNGKPLCRRVDMIVDFKDIGWSNWIVYPKKYNAYRCEGACPIPLNETFKPTNHAYMKSVVKLYQPERVECPMCVPVKMSPLSMLYYEGDEVVLRHHEEMIVEECGCS
- the nodal1.S gene encoding nodal homolog isoform X3, with the translated sequence MVTMINSSNCCSNGLDRISVLEETHLIRECTESENRWTLSFDMSAVSKSNELKLAELRILLPHTETLHNVTVDMYHSRDGEDKLYLGSFDTNPSSTKGSPWKVFNVTKILQHYFKDGRDIGSEHLRSKNKPERGSGMSDAEFLDAPGHSPQYNPHNTTVRTYLTTEKVMLVLFTIVKPSAKHIGFPSLIKTAESSKYVDMEKASRLPGIRRHRRNRNEKHHLSIGSIPSRHVNNGKPLCRRVDMIVDFKDIGWSNWIVYPKKYNAYRCEGACPIPLNETFKPTNHAYMKSVVKLYQPERVECPMCVPVKMSPLSMLYYEGDEVVLRHHEEMIVEECGCS
- the nodal1.S gene encoding nodal homolog isoform X1, encoding MAFLTAVLCFGFAYMAQGLPIWLERAESRIPLFGSRVALNVPSLLDGNRHHRDMKYPFYMMQLYQNLVMANDTGLANRPNTITKEYDTALSLFAKKCTESENRWTLSFDMSAVSKSNELKLAELRILLPHTETLHNVTVDMYHSRDGEDKLYLGSFDTNPSSTKGSPWKVFNVTKILQHYFKDGRDIGSEHLRSKNKPERGSGMSDAEFLDAPGHSPQYNPHNTTVRTYLTTEKVMLVLFTIVKPSAKHIGFPSLIKTAESSKYVDMEKASRLPGIRRHRRNRNEKHHLSIGSIPSRHVNNGKPLCRRVDMIVDFKDIGWSNWIVYPKKYNAYRCEGACPIPLNETFKPTNHAYMKSVVKLYQPERVECPMCVPVKMSPLSMLYYEGDEVVLRHHEEMIVEECGCS